The Spirosoma radiotolerans genome has a window encoding:
- a CDS encoding amidohydrolase family protein — MKLIAIEEHFLTKAVKEAWSNYADPNDPTQKLHVGQIESRLEEIGDTRLQLMNETGVDVQVLSLTSPSLHNLGPDSLALARLTNDYMAQLVRKTPERFQGLAALPMAVPNQTANELTRSVTQLGLKGAMVCGRTGEKNLDHLDYWELFECAEALGVPLFIHPQIPQKSVRDALYSGFDELTDLAFSTFGLGWHYEAGVQFVRLVLAKVFDRFPNLQLILGHWGEVILFYAERLASLSRVTKLDKPFIEYIRQNVYVTASGMFSQSYLQRSIDIVGTDRILFSTDYPYQYRPGREARSFLEATQLSQEDREKFAFANWEQLTGKAT; from the coding sequence ATGAAGCTAATCGCCATCGAAGAACATTTTCTGACTAAAGCCGTCAAAGAGGCCTGGAGCAACTATGCCGACCCCAACGACCCAACCCAAAAATTACACGTCGGCCAGATCGAAAGCCGCCTGGAGGAGATCGGCGATACCCGTCTTCAATTGATGAACGAAACCGGCGTTGATGTGCAGGTGCTTTCGCTCACCAGTCCAAGTTTGCACAATCTAGGCCCTGATAGCCTAGCCTTAGCCAGACTAACTAACGATTACATGGCCCAACTGGTCAGAAAGACCCCCGAACGATTTCAAGGGTTGGCCGCCTTACCCATGGCGGTGCCCAACCAAACCGCCAATGAATTAACCCGTTCGGTGACCCAGCTTGGCTTAAAAGGGGCGATGGTATGCGGCCGGACTGGAGAGAAAAACCTGGACCATCTTGATTACTGGGAACTCTTTGAATGCGCGGAAGCCCTCGGGGTTCCCTTATTTATTCACCCCCAAATTCCCCAGAAATCCGTCCGGGATGCGCTCTATTCAGGCTTTGACGAACTGACCGATTTGGCCTTTTCAACGTTTGGGCTTGGGTGGCACTACGAAGCGGGCGTTCAATTTGTCCGCTTAGTACTAGCCAAGGTGTTTGACCGCTTTCCAAACCTTCAACTTATTCTTGGCCATTGGGGTGAAGTCATTTTGTTCTACGCGGAACGATTAGCCTCCCTCAGTCGAGTCACCAAGCTTGACAAACCCTTTATTGAGTACATTCGTCAAAACGTGTACGTAACGGCCAGTGGCATGTTCAGCCAATCTTACCTGCAGCGGTCTATTGACATTGTCGGAACCGACCGCATTCTTTTTTCGACCGACTATCCCTATCAGTACCGGCCAGGCCGAGAAGCCCGTAGCTTTTTAGAAGCAACACAATTAAGTCAGGAAGACAGAGAAAAGTTTGCGTTCGCCAATTGGGAACAGTTAACCGGAAAAGCAACTTAA